GACCACGGAATCGATGTCGAAGTTCAGGCACAAGGGGCCGAAGGCGGCCACGGTCTCATATTCCGGGCCATCCACCCTTTTGATCTCTTCGCTGAAGTCCTTGATGACCCTGCCGCAACCGATGGGACAGCCGCTACAGGCATAATGGGTCATATTATAGCGGGACCGAAAGGCCGGACCGTGGAGCTTGGCCGCCGGAAAGACGCTCTTGGTAAAATACTTGACCGGCACATCGGCCAGACGCATCCCCAGATCCATGTACATATTCGTTCCGAAGAGGTGATAGCCGTTCTTGTTGGGAAAGCTCTGAATGCATTCCCGGGCCTCATTGATGAGGCTTCTAAGCTTTTCCTGGTCGGACGGCTCTGCCTTTTGGTTTCCAGAAACGACCACGGCCTTAAGATTTTTTGCGCCCATCAAGGCCCCCAAACCGCACCGGCCGGCGGTCCGGCCTTCGTCGTTCATGATCCCGGCAAAGCGGATTAATTTTTCCCCTCCCGATCCGATACAGGCCGTGGAGGCCTTCTCATCGACTTCCCTGGCCAGGAGATCCTGGGTTTCATAGCTGTCCCGGCCCCAGAGGTGAGACCCATCCCGGATCTCCCCTTTCCCATCCTTCACATAGAGATAGACCGGCCTTTCCGCCCGGCCGCAGATGAGCAGGCCGTCAAAACCACTGCCTTTTAGCCTTGTGGGAAATTGCCCGCCCGTGGTGGCCTCTCCCCAAAGACCGGTCCCCGGAGCGATGCCGCAGATAGCCGCCCGGCTGACCATGGGCACATTGGAGCCGATAAAAGGCCCGGTGGCAAAGACCAGGGGGTTTTCCGGAGCCAAAGGGTCCATTCCCGGTTTGACATAATCATAGATAATTTTAGCTGCCAGGGTTGATCCGCCGACATAATTTTTCAAATCATCCTCACTGAGGGTAAAATCTTCGATCCTTTTTTCGGTAAGATCCACCTTTAGGAATTTTCCAAAATATCCTTTCATCGGTCTACCTCCAGGTCTCTGATTTCATATCAAGCAATCTACCTTCATAAGCCATTAGAAATATATCTTTGAGCTGCTCCCTGGTCAGGTCGTACCAGCCGAAATAGAAGGCCGGGTCGGTCGGGGTTTGGTCCAGGATACGATCCAGCTTTTTTTCAAATGCATCCCGGGGGACACCGGCCTGATTGAGACTGGTGGGCAGGTTTATCTTCGTCATCAGAGCACGAATCTTTTCGATGAGGTCGGCCAAACTCTTTTCATCGGAGGCCTTGTCCCGGCAACCCATCCGGTCGCAAATCTCCAGATACCGGTCGGTCGCTTTTGAATAAACCTGAAGCTCGTAGGGGAGGAACAATAAAACCATAATGCCGTGATGAATGTGGAACAATCCCCCTATGGTGTGCCCCAAAGCATGGGAGATGCCGGAACCGGCATTGCTCAAGGGGATCCCGGCCATCATGGCCGCCTGCTGCATCTTCATCCTGGGCATCAGGTCATTGCCGTCGTGAACGGCCTTGGGCAGCCACTCGAAAACCATCTCTATGGCCTTGAGGGCCACGGCCTGATTGAGTTCATCGGCCCTGGGGGCCATGAAGCCGTCTACGGCATGGGCCAAGGCGTCGCCCCCGGTTCCGGCGGTCAGATCAGGAGGCATTCCCACGGTAAAGGTCGGGTCCAGGAGGGCAAAGTCGGGAACGAATTCCGGCAAGGCCCCACCTGTACCCAGCTTGACGCCGTCGGGGAAGGAGACGACGGCGATGCCGGTCACCTCCGATCCGGTACCGCTGGTGGTGGGGACGGCCACCAGCTTGGCCTTGTGCCGCAGATTGAGGGGGATCAGGGGGCTTAAGATTTCGAAGTTGGCCTCCGGATGTTCATAGAGCAGCCAGGCGGCCTTGGCCGTATCCATAGACGACCCGCCGCCCACGGCAAAGATGAGGTCCGGACCGAACCGGCGCATCTTTTCGGCGCAGTCCTTTATAGTATCCACCGGCGCATCGGGTTTGGACTTG
This region of Deltaproteobacteria bacterium genomic DNA includes:
- a CDS encoding aldehyde ferredoxin oxidoreductase family protein; amino-acid sequence: MKGYFGKFLKVDLTEKRIEDFTLSEDDLKNYVGGSTLAAKIIYDYVKPGMDPLAPENPLVFATGPFIGSNVPMVSRAAICGIAPGTGLWGEATTGGQFPTRLKGSGFDGLLICGRAERPVYLYVKDGKGEIRDGSHLWGRDSYETQDLLAREVDEKASTACIGSGGEKLIRFAGIMNDEGRTAGRCGLGALMGAKNLKAVVVSGNQKAEPSDQEKLRSLINEARECIQSFPNKNGYHLFGTNMYMDLGMRLADVPVKYFTKSVFPAAKLHGPAFRSRYNMTHYACSGCPIGCGRVIKDFSEEIKRVDGPEYETVAAFGPLCLNFDIDSVVRANHLCNVHGIDTISAGVSIAFAMHLYEKGILTREKAEMEITWGDGAVILKLLEMMIRQEGIGVLLSKGVKVMANELGVDPEEAAQVKGLEFPMHDPRAYQGAALAYAVGPRGACHLKGSFYNLDAPGNETGLDVGITFSNKNDPRQKGAMTAKILHFCELYNSFTLCEFSPLPAALIARILSAVTGTNFKTMDLLAFGERSLNLKRAINNLLGVTRKDDHLPRIARQALKEGSTAGIEPDMDLMLKEFYAVSAWDWETGKPAREKLQELGLQQAARDLWG
- a CDS encoding iron-containing alcohol dehydrogenase — protein: MSYWSHEYLLRTWGGPMVQAEFLKEVQRPFFVPRIFSGLNLFLDKAGLLPDSVDLVAKECKSKKAFIVTDEYAVRFTSKIKSPYEKRHGIKFETWAKSKPDAPVDTIKDCAEKMRRFGPDLIFAVGGGSSMDTAKAAWLLYEHPEANFEILSPLIPLNLRHKAKLVAVPTTSGTGSEVTGIAVVSFPDGVKLGTGGALPEFVPDFALLDPTFTVGMPPDLTAGTGGDALAHAVDGFMAPRADELNQAVALKAIEMVFEWLPKAVHDGNDLMPRMKMQQAAMMAGIPLSNAGSGISHALGHTIGGLFHIHHGIMVLLFLPYELQVYSKATDRYLEICDRMGCRDKASDEKSLADLIEKIRALMTKINLPTSLNQAGVPRDAFEKKLDRILDQTPTDPAFYFGWYDLTREQLKDIFLMAYEGRLLDMKSETWR